In one Balaenoptera musculus isolate JJ_BM4_2016_0621 chromosome 20, mBalMus1.pri.v3, whole genome shotgun sequence genomic region, the following are encoded:
- the DLG4 gene encoding disks large homolog 4 isoform X4: MEYEEITLERGNSGLGFSIAGGTDNPHIGDDPSIFITKIIPGGAAAQDGRLRVNDSILFVNEVDVREVTHSAAVEALKEAGSIVRLYVMRRKPPAEKLMEIKLIKGPKGLGFSIAGGVGNQHIPGDNSIYVTKIIEGGAAHKDGRLQIGDKILAVNSVGLEDVMHEDAVAALKNTYDVVYLKVAKPSNAYLSDSYAPPDITTSYSQHLDNEISHSSYLGTDYPTAMTPTSPRRYSPVAKDLLGEEDIPREPRRIVIHRGSTGLGFNIVGGEDGEGIFISFILAGGPADLSGELRKGDQILSVNGVDLRNASHEQAAIALKNAGQTVTIIAQYKPEEYSRFEAKIHDLREQLMNSSLGSGTASLRSNPKRGFYIRALFDYDKTKDCGFLSQALSFRFGDVLHVIDASDEEWWQARRVHSDSETDDIGFIPSKRRVERREWSRLKAKDWGSSSGSQGREDSVLSYETVTQMEVHYARPIIILGPTKDRANDDLLSEFPDKFGSCVPHTTRPKREYEIDGRDYHFVSSREKMEKDIQAHKFIEAGQYNSHLYGTSVQSVREVAEQGKHCILDVSANAVRRLQAAHLHPIAIFIRPRSLENVLEINKRITEEQARKAFDRAAKLEQEFTECFSAIVEGDSFEEIYHKVKRVIEDLSGPYIWVPARERL, translated from the exons ATGGAATACGAGGAGATCACATTGGAAAGG GGTAACTCAGGTCTGGGCTTCAGCATCGCAGGTGGCACTGATAACCCACACATCGGTGACGACCCATCCATTTTCATCACCAAGATCATTCCTGGTGGGGCTGCTGCCCAGGATGGCCGTCTCAG GGTCAACGATAGCATCTTGTTTGTAAATGAAGTGGACGTGCGGGAGGTGACCCACTCAGCCGCGGTGGAGGCCCTCAAAGAGGCAGGCTCCATCGTCCGCCTCTACGTCATGCGCCGGAAGCCCCCGGCTGAGAAGCTCATGGAGATCAAGCTCATCAAGGGGCCTAAAG GTCTTGGCTTCAGCATCGCTGGAGGTGTAGGGAACCAGCACATCCCCGGAGATAATAGCATCTATGTAACCAAGATTATCGAAGGGGGTGCTGCCCACAAGGATGGGAGGTTGCAGATTGGAGACAAGATCCTGGCG GTCAACAGTGTGGGGCTGGAGGACGTCATGCATGAGGATGCCGTGGCAGCCCTGAAGAACACGTATGATGTTGTCTACCTAAAGGTGGCCAAGCCCAGCAATGCCTACCTGAGTGACAGCTATGCTCCCCCAGACATCACAACCT CCTATTCCCAACACCTGGACAACGAGATCAGTCATAGCAGCTACCTGGGCACTGACTACCCCACAGCCATGACCCCCACCTCCCCTCGGCGCTACTCCCCGGTGGCCAAGGACCTGCTCGGGGAGGAAGACATCCCCCGAGAACCGAGGCGGATCGTGATCCACCGGGGATCCACGGGCCTGGGCTTCAACATCGTGGGTGGCGAGGACGGTGAAGGCATCTTCATCTCCTTCATCCTGGCCGGGGGCCCTGCGGACCTCAGTGGGGAGCTGCGGAAGGGGGACCAGATCCTCTCG GTCAATGGTGTTGACCTCCGCAACGCCAGCCATGAGCAGGCTGCCATTGCCCTGAAGAACGCGGGTCAGACAGTCACGATCATCGCTCAGTATAAACCGGAAG AGTACAGCCGGTTCGAGGCCAAGATCCACGACCTTCGGGAACAGCTCATGAACAGCAGCCTGGGCTCAGGGACTGCCTCCCTGCGAAGCAATCCCAAAAGGGGTTTCTACATCAG GGCCCTGTTTGACTACGACAAGACCAAGGACTGTGGCTTCCTGAGCCAGGCCCTGAGCTTCCGCTTTGGGGATGTGCTGCATGTCATCGACGCCAGTGATGAGGAGTGGTGGCAGGCACGGCGGGTCCACTCTGACAGCGAGACTGATGACATCGGCTTTATCCCCAGCAAACGGCG GGTTGAGCGACGGGAGTGGTCAAGGTTAAAGGCCAAG GATTGGGGCTCCAGCTCTGGATCACAGG GTCGAGAAGACTCGGTTCTGAGCTACGAGACGGTGACACAGATGGAAG TGCACTACGCTCGCCCCATCATCATCCTCGGGCCCACCAAGGACCGCGCCAATGATGATCTCCTCTCCGAGTTCCCCGACAAGTTTGGATCCTGTGTTCCCC ATACGACACGGCCCAAGCGGGAGTATGAGATAGATGGCCGGGATTACCACTTTGTGTCGTCCCgggagaaaatggagaaggaCATCCAGGCGCACAAGTTCATTGAGGCCGGCCAGTACAACAGCCACCTGTATGGAACCAGCGTCCAGTCCGTGCGCGAGGTGGCCGAGCAG GGGAAGCACTGCATCCTCGATGTCTCGGCCAATGCCGTGCGGCGGCTGCAGGCGGCCCACCTGCACCCTATCGCCATCTTCATCCGCCCCCGCTCCCTGGAGAATGTGCT AGAGATTAATAAGCGGATCACAGAGGAGCAAGCCCGCAAAGCCTTCGACAGAGCCGCCAAGCTGGAGCAGGAGTTCACAGAGTGCTTCTCAG ccaTCGTGGAGGGAGACAGCTTTGAGGAGATCTACCACAAGGTGAAGCGCGTCATCGAGGACCTCTCAGGCCCCTACATCTGGGTCCCAGCCCGAGAGAGACTCTGA
- the DLG4 gene encoding disks large homolog 4 isoform X3, protein MDCLCIVTTKKYRYQDEDTPPLEHSPAHLPNQANSPPVIVNTDTLEAPGYVNGTEGEMEYEEITLERGNSGLGFSIAGGTDNPHIGDDPSIFITKIIPGGAAAQDGRLRVNDSILFVNEVDVREVTHSAAVEALKEAGSIVRLYVMRRKPPAEKLMEIKLIKGPKGLGFSIAGGVGNQHIPGDNSIYVTKIIEGGAAHKDGRLQIGDKILAVNSVGLEDVMHEDAVAALKNTYDVVYLKVAKPSNAYLSDSYAPPDITTSYSQHLDNEISHSSYLGTDYPTAMTPTSPRRYSPVAKDLLGEEDIPREPRRIVIHRGSTGLGFNIVGGEDGEGIFISFILAGGPADLSGELRKGDQILSVNGVDLRNASHEQAAIALKNAGQTVTIIAQYKPEEYSRFEAKIHDLREQLMNSSLGSGTASLRSNPKRGFYIRALFDYDKTKDCGFLSQALSFRFGDVLHVIDASDEEWWQARRVHSDSETDDIGFIPSKRRVERREWSRLKAKDWGSSSGSQGREDSVLSYETVTQMEVHYARPIIILGPTKDRANDDLLSEFPDKFGSCVPHTTRPKREYEIDGRDYHFVSSREKMEKDIQAHKFIEAGQYNSHLYGTSVQSVREVAEQGKHCILDVSANAVRRLQAAHLHPIAIFIRPRSLENVLEINKRITEEQARKAFDRAAKLEQEFTECFSAIVEGDSFEEIYHKVKRVIEDLSGPYIWVPARERL, encoded by the exons GCCAATTCTCCCCCTGTGATTGTCAACACAGATACCTTAGAAGCCCCGGGATAT GTGAACGGGACGGAGGGGGAAATGGAATACGAGGAGATCACATTGGAAAGG GGTAACTCAGGTCTGGGCTTCAGCATCGCAGGTGGCACTGATAACCCACACATCGGTGACGACCCATCCATTTTCATCACCAAGATCATTCCTGGTGGGGCTGCTGCCCAGGATGGCCGTCTCAG GGTCAACGATAGCATCTTGTTTGTAAATGAAGTGGACGTGCGGGAGGTGACCCACTCAGCCGCGGTGGAGGCCCTCAAAGAGGCAGGCTCCATCGTCCGCCTCTACGTCATGCGCCGGAAGCCCCCGGCTGAGAAGCTCATGGAGATCAAGCTCATCAAGGGGCCTAAAG GTCTTGGCTTCAGCATCGCTGGAGGTGTAGGGAACCAGCACATCCCCGGAGATAATAGCATCTATGTAACCAAGATTATCGAAGGGGGTGCTGCCCACAAGGATGGGAGGTTGCAGATTGGAGACAAGATCCTGGCG GTCAACAGTGTGGGGCTGGAGGACGTCATGCATGAGGATGCCGTGGCAGCCCTGAAGAACACGTATGATGTTGTCTACCTAAAGGTGGCCAAGCCCAGCAATGCCTACCTGAGTGACAGCTATGCTCCCCCAGACATCACAACCT CCTATTCCCAACACCTGGACAACGAGATCAGTCATAGCAGCTACCTGGGCACTGACTACCCCACAGCCATGACCCCCACCTCCCCTCGGCGCTACTCCCCGGTGGCCAAGGACCTGCTCGGGGAGGAAGACATCCCCCGAGAACCGAGGCGGATCGTGATCCACCGGGGATCCACGGGCCTGGGCTTCAACATCGTGGGTGGCGAGGACGGTGAAGGCATCTTCATCTCCTTCATCCTGGCCGGGGGCCCTGCGGACCTCAGTGGGGAGCTGCGGAAGGGGGACCAGATCCTCTCG GTCAATGGTGTTGACCTCCGCAACGCCAGCCATGAGCAGGCTGCCATTGCCCTGAAGAACGCGGGTCAGACAGTCACGATCATCGCTCAGTATAAACCGGAAG AGTACAGCCGGTTCGAGGCCAAGATCCACGACCTTCGGGAACAGCTCATGAACAGCAGCCTGGGCTCAGGGACTGCCTCCCTGCGAAGCAATCCCAAAAGGGGTTTCTACATCAG GGCCCTGTTTGACTACGACAAGACCAAGGACTGTGGCTTCCTGAGCCAGGCCCTGAGCTTCCGCTTTGGGGATGTGCTGCATGTCATCGACGCCAGTGATGAGGAGTGGTGGCAGGCACGGCGGGTCCACTCTGACAGCGAGACTGATGACATCGGCTTTATCCCCAGCAAACGGCG GGTTGAGCGACGGGAGTGGTCAAGGTTAAAGGCCAAG GATTGGGGCTCCAGCTCTGGATCACAGG GTCGAGAAGACTCGGTTCTGAGCTACGAGACGGTGACACAGATGGAAG TGCACTACGCTCGCCCCATCATCATCCTCGGGCCCACCAAGGACCGCGCCAATGATGATCTCCTCTCCGAGTTCCCCGACAAGTTTGGATCCTGTGTTCCCC ATACGACACGGCCCAAGCGGGAGTATGAGATAGATGGCCGGGATTACCACTTTGTGTCGTCCCgggagaaaatggagaaggaCATCCAGGCGCACAAGTTCATTGAGGCCGGCCAGTACAACAGCCACCTGTATGGAACCAGCGTCCAGTCCGTGCGCGAGGTGGCCGAGCAG GGGAAGCACTGCATCCTCGATGTCTCGGCCAATGCCGTGCGGCGGCTGCAGGCGGCCCACCTGCACCCTATCGCCATCTTCATCCGCCCCCGCTCCCTGGAGAATGTGCT AGAGATTAATAAGCGGATCACAGAGGAGCAAGCCCGCAAAGCCTTCGACAGAGCCGCCAAGCTGGAGCAGGAGTTCACAGAGTGCTTCTCAG ccaTCGTGGAGGGAGACAGCTTTGAGGAGATCTACCACAAGGTGAAGCGCGTCATCGAGGACCTCTCAGGCCCCTACATCTGGGTCCCAGCCCGAGAGAGACTCTGA
- the DLG4 gene encoding disks large homolog 4 isoform X2 yields MDCLCIVTTKKYRYQDEDTPPLEHSPAHLPNQANSPPVIVNTDTLEAPGYELQVNGTEGEMEYEEITLERGNSGLGFSIAGGTDNPHIGDDPSIFITKIIPGGAAAQDGRLRVNDSILFVNEVDVREVTHSAAVEALKEAGSIVRLYVMRRKPPAEKLMEIKLIKGPKGLGFSIAGGVGNQHIPGDNSIYVTKIIEGGAAHKDGRLQIGDKILAVNSVGLEDVMHEDAVAALKNTYDVVYLKVAKPSNAYLSDSYAPPDITTSYSQHLDNEISHSSYLGTDYPTAMTPTSPRRYSPVAKDLLGEEDIPREPRRIVIHRGSTGLGFNIVGGEDGEGIFISFILAGGPADLSGELRKGDQILSVNGVDLRNASHEQAAIALKNAGQTVTIIAQYKPEEYSRFEAKIHDLREQLMNSSLGSGTASLRSNPKRGFYIRALFDYDKTKDCGFLSQALSFRFGDVLHVIDASDEEWWQARRVHSDSETDDIGFIPSKRRVERREWSRLKAKDWGSSSGSQGREDSVLSYETVTQMEVHYARPIIILGPTKDRANDDLLSEFPDKFGSCVPHTTRPKREYEIDGRDYHFVSSREKMEKDIQAHKFIEAGQYNSHLYGTSVQSVREVAEQGKHCILDVSANAVRRLQAAHLHPIAIFIRPRSLENVLEINKRITEEQARKAFDRAAKLEQEFTECFSAIVEGDSFEEIYHKVKRVIEDLSGPYIWVPARERL; encoded by the exons GCCAATTCTCCCCCTGTGATTGTCAACACAGATACCTTAGAAGCCCCGGGATAT GAGTTGCAGGTGAACGGGACGGAGGGGGAAATGGAATACGAGGAGATCACATTGGAAAGG GGTAACTCAGGTCTGGGCTTCAGCATCGCAGGTGGCACTGATAACCCACACATCGGTGACGACCCATCCATTTTCATCACCAAGATCATTCCTGGTGGGGCTGCTGCCCAGGATGGCCGTCTCAG GGTCAACGATAGCATCTTGTTTGTAAATGAAGTGGACGTGCGGGAGGTGACCCACTCAGCCGCGGTGGAGGCCCTCAAAGAGGCAGGCTCCATCGTCCGCCTCTACGTCATGCGCCGGAAGCCCCCGGCTGAGAAGCTCATGGAGATCAAGCTCATCAAGGGGCCTAAAG GTCTTGGCTTCAGCATCGCTGGAGGTGTAGGGAACCAGCACATCCCCGGAGATAATAGCATCTATGTAACCAAGATTATCGAAGGGGGTGCTGCCCACAAGGATGGGAGGTTGCAGATTGGAGACAAGATCCTGGCG GTCAACAGTGTGGGGCTGGAGGACGTCATGCATGAGGATGCCGTGGCAGCCCTGAAGAACACGTATGATGTTGTCTACCTAAAGGTGGCCAAGCCCAGCAATGCCTACCTGAGTGACAGCTATGCTCCCCCAGACATCACAACCT CCTATTCCCAACACCTGGACAACGAGATCAGTCATAGCAGCTACCTGGGCACTGACTACCCCACAGCCATGACCCCCACCTCCCCTCGGCGCTACTCCCCGGTGGCCAAGGACCTGCTCGGGGAGGAAGACATCCCCCGAGAACCGAGGCGGATCGTGATCCACCGGGGATCCACGGGCCTGGGCTTCAACATCGTGGGTGGCGAGGACGGTGAAGGCATCTTCATCTCCTTCATCCTGGCCGGGGGCCCTGCGGACCTCAGTGGGGAGCTGCGGAAGGGGGACCAGATCCTCTCG GTCAATGGTGTTGACCTCCGCAACGCCAGCCATGAGCAGGCTGCCATTGCCCTGAAGAACGCGGGTCAGACAGTCACGATCATCGCTCAGTATAAACCGGAAG AGTACAGCCGGTTCGAGGCCAAGATCCACGACCTTCGGGAACAGCTCATGAACAGCAGCCTGGGCTCAGGGACTGCCTCCCTGCGAAGCAATCCCAAAAGGGGTTTCTACATCAG GGCCCTGTTTGACTACGACAAGACCAAGGACTGTGGCTTCCTGAGCCAGGCCCTGAGCTTCCGCTTTGGGGATGTGCTGCATGTCATCGACGCCAGTGATGAGGAGTGGTGGCAGGCACGGCGGGTCCACTCTGACAGCGAGACTGATGACATCGGCTTTATCCCCAGCAAACGGCG GGTTGAGCGACGGGAGTGGTCAAGGTTAAAGGCCAAG GATTGGGGCTCCAGCTCTGGATCACAGG GTCGAGAAGACTCGGTTCTGAGCTACGAGACGGTGACACAGATGGAAG TGCACTACGCTCGCCCCATCATCATCCTCGGGCCCACCAAGGACCGCGCCAATGATGATCTCCTCTCCGAGTTCCCCGACAAGTTTGGATCCTGTGTTCCCC ATACGACACGGCCCAAGCGGGAGTATGAGATAGATGGCCGGGATTACCACTTTGTGTCGTCCCgggagaaaatggagaaggaCATCCAGGCGCACAAGTTCATTGAGGCCGGCCAGTACAACAGCCACCTGTATGGAACCAGCGTCCAGTCCGTGCGCGAGGTGGCCGAGCAG GGGAAGCACTGCATCCTCGATGTCTCGGCCAATGCCGTGCGGCGGCTGCAGGCGGCCCACCTGCACCCTATCGCCATCTTCATCCGCCCCCGCTCCCTGGAGAATGTGCT AGAGATTAATAAGCGGATCACAGAGGAGCAAGCCCGCAAAGCCTTCGACAGAGCCGCCAAGCTGGAGCAGGAGTTCACAGAGTGCTTCTCAG ccaTCGTGGAGGGAGACAGCTTTGAGGAGATCTACCACAAGGTGAAGCGCGTCATCGAGGACCTCTCAGGCCCCTACATCTGGGTCCCAGCCCGAGAGAGACTCTGA
- the DLG4 gene encoding disks large homolog 4 isoform X1, translated as MDCLCIVTTKKYRYQDEDTPPLEHSPAHLPNQVNAPELVHVAERNLSHLEAVQGVVGHAHFSPLKANSPPVIVNTDTLEAPGYVNGTEGEMEYEEITLERGNSGLGFSIAGGTDNPHIGDDPSIFITKIIPGGAAAQDGRLRVNDSILFVNEVDVREVTHSAAVEALKEAGSIVRLYVMRRKPPAEKLMEIKLIKGPKGLGFSIAGGVGNQHIPGDNSIYVTKIIEGGAAHKDGRLQIGDKILAVNSVGLEDVMHEDAVAALKNTYDVVYLKVAKPSNAYLSDSYAPPDITTSYSQHLDNEISHSSYLGTDYPTAMTPTSPRRYSPVAKDLLGEEDIPREPRRIVIHRGSTGLGFNIVGGEDGEGIFISFILAGGPADLSGELRKGDQILSVNGVDLRNASHEQAAIALKNAGQTVTIIAQYKPEEYSRFEAKIHDLREQLMNSSLGSGTASLRSNPKRGFYIRALFDYDKTKDCGFLSQALSFRFGDVLHVIDASDEEWWQARRVHSDSETDDIGFIPSKRRVERREWSRLKAKDWGSSSGSQGREDSVLSYETVTQMEVHYARPIIILGPTKDRANDDLLSEFPDKFGSCVPHTTRPKREYEIDGRDYHFVSSREKMEKDIQAHKFIEAGQYNSHLYGTSVQSVREVAEQGKHCILDVSANAVRRLQAAHLHPIAIFIRPRSLENVLEINKRITEEQARKAFDRAAKLEQEFTECFSAIVEGDSFEEIYHKVKRVIEDLSGPYIWVPARERL; from the exons GCCAATTCTCCCCCTGTGATTGTCAACACAGATACCTTAGAAGCCCCGGGATAT GTGAACGGGACGGAGGGGGAAATGGAATACGAGGAGATCACATTGGAAAGG GGTAACTCAGGTCTGGGCTTCAGCATCGCAGGTGGCACTGATAACCCACACATCGGTGACGACCCATCCATTTTCATCACCAAGATCATTCCTGGTGGGGCTGCTGCCCAGGATGGCCGTCTCAG GGTCAACGATAGCATCTTGTTTGTAAATGAAGTGGACGTGCGGGAGGTGACCCACTCAGCCGCGGTGGAGGCCCTCAAAGAGGCAGGCTCCATCGTCCGCCTCTACGTCATGCGCCGGAAGCCCCCGGCTGAGAAGCTCATGGAGATCAAGCTCATCAAGGGGCCTAAAG GTCTTGGCTTCAGCATCGCTGGAGGTGTAGGGAACCAGCACATCCCCGGAGATAATAGCATCTATGTAACCAAGATTATCGAAGGGGGTGCTGCCCACAAGGATGGGAGGTTGCAGATTGGAGACAAGATCCTGGCG GTCAACAGTGTGGGGCTGGAGGACGTCATGCATGAGGATGCCGTGGCAGCCCTGAAGAACACGTATGATGTTGTCTACCTAAAGGTGGCCAAGCCCAGCAATGCCTACCTGAGTGACAGCTATGCTCCCCCAGACATCACAACCT CCTATTCCCAACACCTGGACAACGAGATCAGTCATAGCAGCTACCTGGGCACTGACTACCCCACAGCCATGACCCCCACCTCCCCTCGGCGCTACTCCCCGGTGGCCAAGGACCTGCTCGGGGAGGAAGACATCCCCCGAGAACCGAGGCGGATCGTGATCCACCGGGGATCCACGGGCCTGGGCTTCAACATCGTGGGTGGCGAGGACGGTGAAGGCATCTTCATCTCCTTCATCCTGGCCGGGGGCCCTGCGGACCTCAGTGGGGAGCTGCGGAAGGGGGACCAGATCCTCTCG GTCAATGGTGTTGACCTCCGCAACGCCAGCCATGAGCAGGCTGCCATTGCCCTGAAGAACGCGGGTCAGACAGTCACGATCATCGCTCAGTATAAACCGGAAG AGTACAGCCGGTTCGAGGCCAAGATCCACGACCTTCGGGAACAGCTCATGAACAGCAGCCTGGGCTCAGGGACTGCCTCCCTGCGAAGCAATCCCAAAAGGGGTTTCTACATCAG GGCCCTGTTTGACTACGACAAGACCAAGGACTGTGGCTTCCTGAGCCAGGCCCTGAGCTTCCGCTTTGGGGATGTGCTGCATGTCATCGACGCCAGTGATGAGGAGTGGTGGCAGGCACGGCGGGTCCACTCTGACAGCGAGACTGATGACATCGGCTTTATCCCCAGCAAACGGCG GGTTGAGCGACGGGAGTGGTCAAGGTTAAAGGCCAAG GATTGGGGCTCCAGCTCTGGATCACAGG GTCGAGAAGACTCGGTTCTGAGCTACGAGACGGTGACACAGATGGAAG TGCACTACGCTCGCCCCATCATCATCCTCGGGCCCACCAAGGACCGCGCCAATGATGATCTCCTCTCCGAGTTCCCCGACAAGTTTGGATCCTGTGTTCCCC ATACGACACGGCCCAAGCGGGAGTATGAGATAGATGGCCGGGATTACCACTTTGTGTCGTCCCgggagaaaatggagaaggaCATCCAGGCGCACAAGTTCATTGAGGCCGGCCAGTACAACAGCCACCTGTATGGAACCAGCGTCCAGTCCGTGCGCGAGGTGGCCGAGCAG GGGAAGCACTGCATCCTCGATGTCTCGGCCAATGCCGTGCGGCGGCTGCAGGCGGCCCACCTGCACCCTATCGCCATCTTCATCCGCCCCCGCTCCCTGGAGAATGTGCT AGAGATTAATAAGCGGATCACAGAGGAGCAAGCCCGCAAAGCCTTCGACAGAGCCGCCAAGCTGGAGCAGGAGTTCACAGAGTGCTTCTCAG ccaTCGTGGAGGGAGACAGCTTTGAGGAGATCTACCACAAGGTGAAGCGCGTCATCGAGGACCTCTCAGGCCCCTACATCTGGGTCCCAGCCCGAGAGAGACTCTGA